Proteins encoded in a region of the Azospirillum sp. TSH58 genome:
- a CDS encoding YcjX family protein — MRVPIFNDLYDAGSRLLGRAGDLVSGGILEQDVRLGVTGLRRAGKTVFVTSLVDNLLKAGRLPFLDVVSSGRFQASRLRPQPDAQVPRFEVEQRLAELTGPIPRWPKETQGISQLRLSMRYRPNAVLKRTVQPVATLNLDIVDYPGEWLLDLPLLHQSFAEWSALTLELAGRAPRDELSVSWRGWLATVDTAAPAEEEQARRGAALFTDYLHACRRSDNLLSLIQPGRFVEPGDMANAPLLTFCPLPGDRPRARGSLWALMEDRYEAYKSKVVRRFFAEHFARLDRQIVLIDVLGALNSGPAGMADMKRALELSLEPFRHGPSSWLDWLLGRRIDRVLFAATKADHVASHQHNSLRHLLDRLVSDARAGIRFEGAQVETMAIAALKSTETVVTEHEGRQLRCVRGVPLGRDRPTVLFPGEIPEDADFPPGQERPYNFMAFQPPADLAREARGLPHIRLDQAMQFLLGDYLE, encoded by the coding sequence CTGTACGACGCCGGCTCGCGCCTGTTGGGGCGGGCCGGCGATCTCGTTTCCGGCGGCATCCTCGAACAGGACGTCCGTCTCGGCGTCACCGGACTGCGGCGGGCCGGCAAGACCGTGTTCGTCACCTCGCTGGTCGACAACCTGCTGAAGGCCGGGCGGCTTCCCTTCCTGGACGTGGTGTCGTCCGGGCGGTTCCAGGCGTCGCGCCTGCGCCCCCAGCCCGACGCCCAGGTTCCCCGTTTCGAGGTCGAGCAGCGGCTGGCCGAGCTGACCGGGCCAATTCCCCGCTGGCCCAAGGAGACGCAGGGCATCAGCCAGCTCCGCCTGTCCATGCGCTACCGCCCGAACGCGGTGCTGAAGCGGACCGTGCAGCCGGTCGCCACGCTGAACCTGGACATCGTCGACTATCCCGGCGAATGGTTGCTCGACCTGCCGCTGCTGCACCAGTCCTTCGCGGAATGGAGCGCGCTGACCCTGGAACTGGCCGGGCGGGCGCCGCGCGACGAGCTGTCGGTGTCCTGGCGCGGTTGGCTCGCCACCGTCGACACGGCGGCCCCGGCGGAGGAGGAGCAGGCGCGGCGCGGCGCGGCGCTGTTCACCGACTACCTGCACGCCTGCCGCCGCTCCGACAACCTGCTGAGCCTGATCCAGCCGGGGCGCTTCGTCGAACCGGGCGATATGGCCAACGCGCCTTTGCTGACCTTCTGCCCGCTGCCGGGCGATCGCCCGCGCGCACGGGGCAGCCTGTGGGCGCTGATGGAGGACCGGTACGAGGCGTACAAGTCCAAGGTCGTCCGCCGCTTCTTCGCCGAGCATTTCGCCCGGCTCGACCGGCAGATCGTCCTGATCGACGTGCTGGGCGCGCTGAACTCCGGCCCGGCGGGCATGGCCGACATGAAGCGCGCCCTGGAACTGAGCCTGGAGCCGTTCCGTCACGGCCCCAGCAGTTGGCTGGATTGGCTGCTGGGGCGCCGGATCGACCGCGTGCTGTTCGCCGCGACCAAGGCCGACCATGTCGCCTCGCACCAGCACAACAGCCTGCGCCACCTGCTGGACCGGCTGGTCTCCGACGCCCGCGCCGGCATCCGCTTCGAAGGGGCGCAGGTGGAGACCATGGCCATCGCCGCCCTGAAATCGACCGAGACGGTGGTGACCGAGCATGAGGGGCGGCAACTGCGCTGCGTGCGCGGCGTGCCGCTCGGGCGCGACCGTCCGACCGTGCTGTTCCCCGGCGAGATTCCCGAGGACGCCGACTTCCCGCCGGGGCAGGAGCGGCCCTACAACTTCATGGCCTTCCAGCCGCCCGCCGACCTCGCCCGCGAGGCGCGCGGCCTGCCGCACATCCGCCTGGACCAGGCCATGCAGTTCCTGCTGGGGGATTATCTGGAATGA
- a CDS encoding YcjF family protein has product MSERTRDRQWVPPMELDPTRAAAVPAAEEEAIIAGPLAGPLSGSAAERLPALLAEGRPRSRLGRWLAGSVAALVLIALGFDTWDLFNRAFATSAALGVLVAAAVTVAGGAALAMLLRELRALRRLRKIEELRGEAGRLSTEIVTKAGEPGHAERFAGSLTRLYEGRADLAPALERVRDHVTDAHGDAEILRLLDREVMGPLDRRAYQTVLRASRDTAVATALSPAAVVDLAVVLWRNLKLVREIAALYGARPGYVGSLRLLRRMLANLAVAGVAESAHHVAVEALGGSIAAAISTRMGQGVINGLLTARVGLTAMHLCRPIAFGPDNRPSMGQIRKELLSLPKQVL; this is encoded by the coding sequence ATGAGCGAGCGCACGCGCGACCGCCAATGGGTCCCGCCGATGGAGCTGGACCCCACCCGCGCCGCCGCCGTCCCCGCGGCGGAGGAGGAGGCGATCATCGCCGGCCCCCTGGCCGGCCCCCTGTCCGGTTCGGCGGCGGAGCGCCTGCCCGCTCTGCTGGCGGAGGGCCGGCCGCGCAGCCGGCTCGGCCGCTGGCTCGCCGGGTCGGTCGCCGCGCTGGTGCTGATCGCGCTGGGCTTCGACACCTGGGACCTGTTCAACCGCGCCTTCGCCACCAGCGCCGCGCTGGGCGTCCTGGTGGCCGCCGCCGTGACGGTGGCGGGCGGGGCGGCGCTGGCGATGCTGCTGCGCGAGCTGCGCGCGCTGCGCCGCCTGCGCAAGATCGAGGAACTGCGCGGCGAGGCCGGGCGCCTGTCCACGGAGATCGTGACGAAGGCCGGGGAGCCGGGCCACGCCGAACGCTTCGCCGGGTCGCTGACCCGCCTCTATGAGGGGCGTGCCGATCTGGCGCCCGCGCTGGAGCGGGTGCGCGACCATGTGACCGACGCCCACGGCGATGCGGAGATCCTGCGCCTGCTCGACCGCGAGGTGATGGGGCCGCTGGACCGCCGCGCCTACCAGACCGTCCTGCGGGCGTCGCGCGACACCGCGGTGGCGACGGCGCTCAGCCCGGCGGCGGTCGTCGACCTCGCCGTGGTGCTGTGGCGGAACCTGAAGCTGGTGCGGGAGATCGCGGCGCTCTACGGGGCAAGGCCCGGCTATGTCGGGTCGCTGCGGCTGTTGCGGCGGATGCTCGCCAACCTCGCCGTCGCCGGGGTGGCGGAAAGCGCCCACCATGTCGCCGTCGAGGCGCTGGGCGGCTCCATCGCCGCGGCCATCTCCACCCGCATGGGACAGGGGGTGATCAACGGGCTGCTGACCGCGCGGGTCGGGCTGACCGCCATGCATCTGTGCCGCCCCATCGCCTTCGGCCCCGACAACCGTCCCAGCATGGGCCAGATCCGCAAGGAACTGCTGTCCCTGCCGAAGCAGGTGCTGTAG
- a CDS encoding lipopolysaccharide assembly protein LapB translates to MVTIAEALTLALDHHLAGRLDEAQQLYNRILDVEPDQPDALHFLGVLAGQVGERALGLQLIARAIAQRPEAADMHANSGNIRRSSGQPAAAVEHYRRAVSLQPDFAEAWTDMANALRGLGRTAGAITALERAVASAPALTIAVERLGALRHEEGRLLVEQGRGTESLRPLARAADLLPLDADVAFLYGNALFAMGLREDSTLAYRNALSITPDFPSAAFNLGVALGGVDRLEDSARALERAARLDPRHLDAIDRLVVALALLGRDDEAAVWGERALDLKDRTAMDTAPALPPLPAQPRGAERRRRNIIAFSLWSGQPAGAHDPVEILRQTLALHPGWTCRVHHDGTLAADRLAELAATGADLVAVASDAPTGGPYWRLSAADDPTVARFLCRDWDALPSAEGKAAVDAWVGSGLPFHVLRDGVLHTEVMSGGHWGGVAGLLPDLLPLAERHAAAEADRAQDHRFLRRIVWPMIRDRALIHDRAHPRHGLPLPTV, encoded by the coding sequence ATGGTTACGATCGCGGAAGCGCTGACGCTCGCCCTGGACCATCATCTGGCCGGCCGACTGGACGAGGCCCAACAGCTCTACAACCGCATCCTGGATGTGGAACCGGATCAGCCGGACGCCCTGCATTTCCTGGGTGTCCTGGCTGGTCAGGTGGGAGAGCGGGCGCTCGGACTGCAGCTCATCGCCCGCGCCATCGCCCAGCGGCCCGAGGCGGCGGACATGCACGCCAACAGCGGCAACATCCGCCGTTCCTCCGGGCAACCGGCGGCGGCGGTGGAGCATTACCGGCGCGCCGTCTCCCTCCAGCCCGATTTCGCGGAAGCCTGGACCGACATGGCGAACGCGCTGCGCGGCCTGGGCCGCACCGCCGGGGCCATCACCGCCCTGGAGCGCGCCGTCGCCTCCGCGCCCGCCCTCACCATCGCGGTGGAGCGGTTGGGCGCGCTGCGGCACGAGGAGGGCCGTCTTCTGGTCGAGCAGGGGCGCGGCACCGAATCCCTCCGCCCGCTGGCCCGGGCCGCGGACCTGCTGCCGCTGGACGCCGACGTGGCCTTTCTCTACGGCAACGCCCTGTTCGCGATGGGACTGCGGGAGGATTCCACCCTCGCCTACCGCAACGCCCTGTCCATCACGCCGGATTTCCCGTCCGCCGCCTTCAATCTGGGTGTCGCTCTGGGGGGCGTGGACCGGCTGGAGGACTCCGCCCGCGCGCTGGAACGGGCCGCCCGCCTGGACCCCCGCCATCTCGACGCCATCGACCGGCTGGTCGTCGCCCTCGCCCTTCTCGGCCGGGACGACGAGGCCGCCGTCTGGGGCGAGCGCGCGTTGGACCTGAAGGACCGGACGGCCATGGACACGGCCCCCGCCCTGCCGCCTCTGCCCGCCCAGCCGCGCGGGGCGGAACGGCGACGGCGCAACATCATCGCCTTCAGCCTGTGGAGCGGCCAGCCGGCCGGCGCCCACGACCCGGTGGAGATTCTGCGGCAAACCCTGGCGCTGCATCCGGGCTGGACCTGCCGGGTTCATCACGACGGCACCCTTGCCGCCGACCGGTTGGCCGAACTGGCCGCGACGGGGGCGGACCTCGTGGCGGTGGCCTCCGACGCGCCGACCGGCGGTCCCTATTGGCGTCTGTCCGCCGCCGACGATCCCACGGTGGCGCGGTTCCTCTGCCGGGATTGGGACGCCCTGCCCTCCGCCGAGGGGAAGGCCGCCGTCGATGCCTGGGTCGGCTCCGGCCTGCCCTTCCACGTCTTGCGCGACGGGGTGCTGCACACCGAGGTGATGTCGGGCGGGCACTGGGGCGGTGTCGCCGGGCTGCTGCCCGACCTGCTGCCGCTCGCCGAGCGCCACGCCGCCGCCGAGGCGGACCGGGCGCAGGACCACCGGTTCCTGCGCCGCATCGTCTGGCCGATGATCCGCGACCGCGCCCTGATCCACGACCGCGCCCACCCGCGGCACGGCCTGCCCCTCCCCACGGTGTGA
- a CDS encoding ATP-dependent Clp protease proteolytic subunit, with amino-acid sequence MAQDGYTRFDDEPEQEPDEKSKESAPPPFAAVQSNLFKARTVLIFGQIDMKLAQAVSAQLLALAHESNDDITVVVNSPGGHVEAGDTIHDMIRFVKPRVKMLGTGWVASAGCHIFLAAKKEDRYCLPNTRFLIHQPLGGTGGRATDIAIEAKEIIRMRERLNRIIARETGQPVEKVSKDTDRNYWMLADEAREYGIVSHIIDTFDELK; translated from the coding sequence ATGGCGCAAGACGGATACACCCGCTTCGACGACGAACCCGAGCAGGAGCCGGACGAGAAGTCGAAGGAAAGCGCCCCGCCGCCGTTCGCTGCCGTGCAGTCGAACCTGTTCAAGGCGCGCACGGTGCTGATCTTCGGGCAGATCGACATGAAGCTGGCGCAGGCCGTCTCGGCCCAGCTGCTGGCGCTGGCCCACGAGAGCAACGACGACATCACGGTCGTGGTGAACTCCCCCGGCGGCCACGTCGAGGCGGGCGACACCATTCACGACATGATCCGCTTCGTGAAGCCGCGCGTGAAGATGCTGGGCACCGGCTGGGTCGCCAGCGCCGGCTGCCACATCTTCCTGGCCGCGAAGAAGGAAGACCGCTACTGCCTGCCGAACACCCGCTTCCTGATCCACCAGCCGCTGGGCGGCACCGGTGGCCGGGCGACGGACATCGCCATCGAGGCGAAGGAAATCATCCGCATGCGTGAGCGGCTGAACCGCATCATCGCGCGCGAGACCGGCCAGCCGGTGGAGAAGGTGTCCAAGGACACCGACCGGAACTACTGGATGCTGGCCGACGAAGCCCGCGAGTACGGCATCGTCAGCCACATCATCGACACCTTCGACGAGCTGAAGTAA